In a single window of the Elaeis guineensis isolate ETL-2024a chromosome 4, EG11, whole genome shotgun sequence genome:
- the LOC105034259 gene encoding uncharacterized protein — MPEVVVDIDAGRKRRLPAWMLRVSSPDKQRTSQSGDKTCSPLKDQPETQDAGSKSKGILTQDTDVSDKLDLSQRCEAKQGTRKARRRGLGLDKSKLSEAQTKHKKEADGGERMLDCRDTAKKQKLKSKRSKNSDMQVTSPGKEDEIELTVEDLVSIAEEYVNADKEKQHEHSITRESHLKANPSSLSASSNVNAGRPIQAAGSGKIISKCITTSSSSYLTDTERNKEKRLGGENFATNITRTGDTVQDMLDLFIGPLLQKPSAIEQENGTIKTESMNITVETDKQARSRELWREEGTLVLTKKKSSFKDKVAMFLD; from the exons ATGCCTGAAGTAGTTGTTGATATTGATGCTGGGAGAAAACGGAGATTACCTGCATGGATGCTGCGGGTGAGCTCCCCTGATAAACAAAGAACCTCTCAAAGTGGAGATAAAACATGTTCACCATTGAAAGATCAACCTGAGACTCAGGATGCTGGGTCTAAAAGTAAAGGGATATTAACTCAAGATACAGATGTTTCAGATAAACTTGATCTCTCACAAAGGTGTGAGGCAAAACAAGGAACTAGAAAAGCAAGGAGAAGAGGTTTAGGTTTGGATAAGTCCAAACTTAGTGAGGCTCAGACGAAACATAAGAAGGAAGCTGATGGAGGTGAGAGAATGTTGGATTGTAGGGAtactgcaaagaagcaaaagctAAAGAGTAAGAGATCCAAGAACAGTGACATGCAAGTCACGTCACCAGGAAAGGAGGATGAAATAGAACTGACAGTTGAAGATCTGGTGAGCATTGCTGAAGAG TATGTAAATGCTGATAAGGAGAAACAGCATGAGCACTCAATTACAAGAGAATCCCATTTAAAAGCAAACCCTTCAAGCTTGTCAGCTTCCTCAAATGTTAATGCTGGCCGACCTATCCAAGCTGCTGGATCTGGCAAGATAATATCCAAATGCATAACCACTAGTTCCAGTTCTTATTTAACTGATACTGAAAGGAACAAAGAGAAACGCCTTGGAGGGGAAAATTTCGCCACTAATATCACAAGAACTGGGGATACCGTTCAAGATATGTTGGACCTCTTTATAGGTCCTCTGCTGCAGAAACCTTCAGCCATAGAGCAAGAAAATGGGACAATTAAAACAGAAAGTATGAACATAACCGTTGAAACTGACAAACAAGCCAGAAGCAGGGAACTGTGGAGAGAAGAAGGAACATTGGTTTTGACAAAAAAGAAGAGCAGCTTCAAGGATAAGGTGGCCATGTTTCTTGACTAA